GAGCTAGtctaaattcatagtactaggaaatgtctcatacatttaaaatcttttatattttagtatggagggagtacttgtagTGTAGACCCAAACATGGAAAGCCATCGTTTTCAGTTTGCATGCATTGCTACTCTGTTTGATTTCTTGGTTACGCTGAACTGTAGTGTACAGAGTGTACTCCTGTCATTTACTTACCACACAGTAATCTCAGCAGCACGAATTTCGGATCTGATCTCTACTCGAGTTCGTTAGTACTATGAGTCTTCAGACAGTACGTGTTGTACACACAACTAGATACAAACAGAGAGTAGCTGCTCGTCAGCCAAAACGCCCTAATTAGCAGAGTACagtagtatcttttttttttcttttcattttggcGCTAGAGATGATCAAACAACGTTCTGTACAGTACATGTTCAGCAGTGAATGATTTTAGGTGGAGTTTTGTGCTTGTCTTTGATGTACATCTACACTTCAAATGACTATTTATGGGTCATTCGTGTGGTTAATTGGATTGCTAGTAGCGAATGCGTACTGCATGTGTACTGACAATAGAATTTGTTACTTGTTAGCCCCTTTTATTGGATCATCAGCTATCATGTACACTTTGCCGATTCCGTTTATCTGTCTGTCATAACTAACCTTGGTTGCTCTGTGATCTAGTTCAGCTATATGTGCTCGTAAGATAATCACCGGGTTATTTAATTGGACAATCATCATCGCTCAATTAGACAATATCAcctgtttttttattataagacattttgttTCATTAGGATAAGATTTTAGCTATCATTCGCTTTATTAATAATTAGTTATGTGACATGGAAGCATAATTAGTAAGCATTTTTTAATAAGAATCTTTTCTATTAAAATAGCGTAATAGAGAAATTGTTTGTTAAAGTATTATCCtcgtaaaataaaatatgtatatGAATTCCATTTAGAAAAACGTCAAGGCCTTATTAAAAAGAACACCACACACTAATTATATACTTGAGCTACATAGTCATCTCCTATGTTATAAAATATACTTAAGCTACATAGCCCTCTAACTTACTATTGTCTAACTTTGAGGGACTGatatgtggacccacatgtcagtgacccaCGTTAAAGGGCAGTACTTTAGATGAGCCCTTTCCCAACCAACCATATACGATCTCGAGGTttctcatatactccctccatcccaaaaagaaCCAATTTCtcgctatgaatctggacaagatCATAGCTAGGAATTGGTtctttttggaacggagagagtacaatcTAGGTATAAAATACTTCCTCTAtctaaaaaaacccaatcctacgTTTGAATATGTATGTCCAAATTCAAACCcaggattagtttttttttttttgggaagggGTATGTGTCAATCCTGTTATAAAAGCACCAACTTATTTTGTCTCTCGTTATTTGCTTGTTAGCTTATCAATTCcaactcaaatttaattttattaagttGATTTTGAGTCTTTTTTTATTGTAGTCTATTTTCTAGCCTTGCCCTTTTTCTATTGTAACCACCAAGGTTTAACcggaaaaaaattgtttttggtTGCTTTTTTTTGACTTATTTGTAGTTCAACCATCATAGCCAAAGGTAAATTTAGCAAGGGTTTCGCCAATTTaccttttaatttttaaaactgtTGAACATATAGGGGTGgacagaaaaagaccgaaccgaaaaaTTCAATCACTAGTCCAGTCAGGTGTTGAAAGAttgaattttgttcggtcaattcggttagtacTTGATCAACAACCCAATTAAACCGAATTTTGACCCAATTTTAGCCTTCAGTATGCTTTGATTTGATCCATGATAGTCAAGAGAGTCTattttgtgtttatattttttttatctagaaattaagaCTTCGCTTGATTATTTTGGACCTTCTGAAATTTCGGTCATGATTTAGACAAAGACCGAATTTCTTGGTGTCCAAGACCGATCGATCTCTAATTTTAAATGACCAAAATTTCTAAATAACAGATCGAGACTGAATTTTTCGGTCGGATTAAACGCCCACCCTATAAACATATTGGACGACATGTAACGTTACAAATACCATAAAAATTGACTAAATTTAGCATGTACTACCTAGGTATAACTCGCTAAAAGTATTTTATAACCGTGTCCAAAATCCCAAACACCGAACGGAAGATGATCCTCTGATGTTACCCTTCACCATGACTGATATGTAGGCTCCACCACTctcggacccacatgtcagccaccaaACCACTTGAAAGTTACGTCACAGGAGCACATCCACACCGAACGTGTTTACACGGCCGAGCCTTTTGGGCAACCCTTCGCGCGAGAGCCGCAAGGGGCTTGTCCCGTGTCCTCCCAGCCTCCAATCTCAGCCGCCCATCCATCCGATCGGACGGCCTCCACTACCGTGACCGTGCCCTCTTCCTGCGCCCCCCTCCCTCCATTCCCGCCCCGGCTGTCCCAATTTCGGCGTACCGTCGCGTCGCGCTGCGCTTTCCCAAACTGCCCCTCTCCCTCCTGTCTCCCTCCCCAGTACAAAGCGCGGCCTCGGCGGCATCAGCGGCAGCAGCACAGCGCGCagcgtctctctctctcgctctcgctaTCTATCTCTGTCCTTGTCACTGTCCGTCCTTGACTCGCTAGCCCAAGAAGAAGACCAaccggagaggggaggggaggggaggcggagagATGGCTCCGAGCTCGTCGTCCTGCCACGACGCGGCCGCGTCGATGCTGCTCTGCGCCGAGGACAACAGCAGCATCCTGTGGCTGGAGgatgaggagggggaggtgggggagaggaggagcggcggttgccggtCGATGGTCGgggacctcggcggcggcggcggcggcggcgggggtggagtggaggaggaggaggacatgtTCCCGCCGCAGTCGGAGGAGTGCGTGGCGAGCTTGGTGGAGAGGGAGCAGGCGCACATGCCGAGGGCGGACTACGGCGAgcggctccgcggcggcggcggcgacgtggatcTCCGCGTCCGCAGCGAGGCCATCGGCTGGATTTGGGAGGTGCATTCTTTGATCGATCTGGCACAGGATGCGCCATTgcctgaaagaaagaaaaaaaaaggaatgattTTTGCGCTGTTTTCTTTGGTCTTTCTGAGTAAATGCAATAGATCTGCCATGATTAGCTCCGTTCATTTAGGGGGAAAAAAACGTGTCTTTTTTACTTCGTTTCTGGATGGATTCAAAACCATTCCTGCAACTTGTTTTCTCGGCCAGTTTTCACTAATCTGCAGCTAGCGTTCGTCCACGGGCGTAAATGCAATGCATATTATGCActgaagagtttttttttttcactgtgtTTCGAGTAATAAACATTGTTTGTCGTAGTGCGATAAATGTGACGATGACAAAAACAAATTGGGGTTAAATTTTGGGACCATACATCTCGGACGAAGCTGGCCTTTCATCCGTTCGCTTACTCACGAGATGTCGATGTGCATTGTCTGATTCTAGTTTGTACTACTACAACGTTTGCAATGATGGGGCGGCATTTTTcggagccaaaaaaaaaaacttctgatAAAAGCATAGAAGATAATTGCTGTGGAGTTCTTGTCctgaaaattttgtttcttttaccaTGTGATCTCTAACTTATTGTATTTTTGATCTTTCTACAGGTTTACACTTACTACAACTTCAGCTCTGTCACTGCCTATCTGGCTGTAAACTACCTGGACCGTTTCCTGTCTCAGTACGAGCTGCCGGTAAGAATCAAAAAGATTGTGTTTGTAATCATCTCAAGATGTGGCCAATGTTGTCCATGTTCATACAAGTACTAGATGATGAGCTAAGATTCATGCTTGCAAATACAGGAAGGCAGGGATTGGATGACACAGTTGCTCTCGGTTGCGTGCTTGTCTATCGCCGCCAAGATGGAGGAGACCGTCGTCCCGCAATGTTTGGATCTTCAGGTCAGCATCAAACCGTGACAAGCATCTCAGATTTCGCAATGCGTTGCGTTTTTGTTTGATATTGTTCTAAGCGTTGTTCTTGTTGTTGATCAGATTGGGGAACCACGGTTTTTGTTCGAGGTGGAGACGATCCATAGAATGGAGCTTCTTGTTCTCACCAACCTCAATTGGAGGATGCAAGCCGTGACTCCATTCTCCTACATCGACTACTTCCTACGAAAGCTCAACGGCGGCAATGCCGCGCCGAGAAGCTGGCTCCTGAGATCGTCGGAGCTCATCTTGCGCATAGCAGCAGGTGTGCCACGATAGGAAGCTGCTGAACATGGTTTCATTCAGTGACATCCTATAGATCAGACCATAATTCAGCATTCTCAGCATAGTCTGACGATGCATGTTAAACTTGTCAGGAATTGGATTCCTAGAGTTTAGACCCTCGGAGATCGCTGCAGCGGTGGCTGCCACATTGGCCGGAGAAGCCACCGGCGTGGTAGAAGAAGACATCGCAGAGGCTTTCACCCATGTAGATAAGGTACAGACAGTGAAGCAAACCCTCACGTAAACTCATCCTCATAGACTCTTACTAGCTCGTTTAATTCTGAATAACTCATGTGTACTACCAATTTGGATCCATCACATTCATAACTGAATTATAATAACTCATAATTTGCAACCGGTACTTTCGTAGAACACAGTACCGGTTCAGAATGCGTGAAACGCATTTATGGGCGTGTGAGCTCGGGGAGTTAATGTGCTGTTCGGCTTTTGCCGCTGTGTGTCTGCAGGAGAGGGTGTTGCAATGCCAGGAAGCGATTCAGGATCATCACTACTCCATGGCCACCATTAACACTGTGCAACCTAAACCTGCAAGCACCAGGAGAGGCTCAGGCTCAGGCTCAGgctcagcctcctcctcctctgtgccTGAGAGCCCTGTTGCGGTGCTGGATGCTGGCTGCCTCAGCTACAAAAGTGATGATACTGATGCAGCAACTATTGCCTCacatggaggaggaagaaggaagagtTGCTTTGATAGCTCCCCGGTCACTagcaagaagaggaggaagcttAGCAGGTGACTGACCAGTCAAAGTGCCAAATGATATATCACTCTCTCTGTAGTCTGTACGCCACTCATCTCGACAAAGGCAAAGTCAATTTGTTTCGGTTGCAACGACTGTTAGAAAGAAAGAACACTGGAAGGGG
The Oryza glaberrima chromosome 8, OglaRS2, whole genome shotgun sequence DNA segment above includes these coding regions:
- the LOC127781122 gene encoding cyclin-D4-2, producing MAPSSSSCHDAAASMLLCAEDNSSILWLEDEEGEVGERRSGGCRSMVGDLGGGGGGGGGGVEEEEDMFPPQSEECVASLVEREQAHMPRADYGERLRGGGGDVDLRVRSEAIGWIWEVYTYYNFSSVTAYLAVNYLDRFLSQYELPEGRDWMTQLLSVACLSIAAKMEETVVPQCLDLQIGEPRFLFEVETIHRMELLVLTNLNWRMQAVTPFSYIDYFLRKLNGGNAAPRSWLLRSSELILRIAAGIGFLEFRPSEIAAAVAATLAGEATGVVEEDIAEAFTHVDKERVLQCQEAIQDHHYSMATINTVQPKPASTRRGSGSGSGSASSSSVPESPVAVLDAGCLSYKSDDTDAATIASHGGGRRKSCFDSSPVTSKKRRKLSR